The Sorex araneus isolate mSorAra2 chromosome 5, mSorAra2.pri, whole genome shotgun sequence genome has a segment encoding these proteins:
- the MYLK2 gene encoding LOW QUALITY PROTEIN: myosin light chain kinase 2, skeletal/cardiac muscle (The sequence of the model RefSeq protein was modified relative to this genomic sequence to represent the inferred CDS: deleted 2 bases in 1 codon): MRLGLQPDKPAAGTGGEQTPTAEKEPGPPEPKKEPPPPTLQKDAQAPGLKEGAPGLAQPSGGSQDLKGPADPTGEPAEGSAGQPAALPQQTSTTTAAAQGPGEPKARKKEVEAHSAARRGSPAFLHSPSCPAIVSSQRTSLCVNTTGHLVKIIDFGLARRYNPNEKLKVNFGTPEFLSPEVVNYDQISDKTDMWSMGVITYMLLSGLSPFLGDDDTETLNNVLSANWYFDEETFEAVSEEAKDFVSHLIVKDQGARMSAAQCLAHPWLNNLAEKAKRCNRRLKSQILLKKYLMKRRWKKNFIAVSAANRFKKISSSGALMALGV; this comes from the exons ATGCGCCTGGGGCTGCAGCCGG ACAAGCCTGCTGCAGGGACAGGGGGTGAACAGACCCCCACTGCAGAGAAGGAACCCGGCCCCCCAGAACCAAAGAAAGAACCTCCCCCCCC TACCCTGCAGAAAGATGCCCAAGCCCCTGGCCTGAAGGAAGGGGCCCCAGGGCTGGCCCAGCCCTCAGGGGGCAGCCAGGACCTGAAGGGCCCAGCGGACCCGACGGGGGAGCCCGCGGAGGGCAGTGCGGGGCAACCGGCAGCCCTGCCTCAGCAAACCAGCACCACTACGGCTGCAGCCCAGGGCCCCGGAGAGCCCAAGGCCCGGAAGAAGGAGGTGGAGGCCCACTCAGCGGCCAGGAGGGGCTCCCCTGCCTTTCTGCACAGCCCCAGCTGCCCGGCCATCGTGTCCAG CCAGAGAACATCCCTGTGCGTCAACACCACGGGCCATTTGGTGAAGATCATCGACTTCGGCCTGGCACGGAG GTACAACCCCAACGAGAAGCTGAAGGTGAATTTTGGGACCCCC GAGTTCCTGTCGCCCGAGGTGGTGAACTACGACCAAATCTCCGACAAGACGGACATGTGGAGCATGGGGGTCATCACCTACATGCT ACTCAGTGGCCTGTCCCCTTTCCTGGGTGACGACGACACGGAGACCCTGAACAACGTGCTCTCTGCCAACTGGTACTTTGACGAGGAGACCTTTGAGGCCGTGTCAGAGGAGGCCAAAGACTTTGTCTCCCACCTGATCGTCAAGGACCAGGG ggcccgCATGAGCGCTGCCCAGTGTCTGGCCCACCCGTGGCTCAACAACCTGGCGGAGAAAGCCAAGCGCTGTAACCGACGCCTCAAGTCCCAGATCTTGCTAAAGAAATACCTCATGAAAAGGCGCTGGAAG aAAAACTTCATTGCCGTCAGCGCTGCCAACCGCTTCAAGAAGATCAGCAGCTCAGGAGCACTGATGGCGCTCGGGGTCTGA